From one Phoenix dactylifera cultivar Barhee BC4 unplaced genomic scaffold, palm_55x_up_171113_PBpolish2nd_filt_p 000283F, whole genome shotgun sequence genomic stretch:
- the LOC103704724 gene encoding bifunctional levopimaradiene synthase, chloroplastic-like, producing the protein MALSFAQPAAPSPSLPRSLTHRPSALASLPVSPGGHLRQSLSLSPQLLRTRRSTRHSSFALLKPEEGFMQADEKEEDLIGAIEVELACIETCLKDTATLFEALMLVDLMERLGIQRYFEHQIRRILRTSYMQWDDKYGLNDAKTTVLAFRLLRLHGYPVSAGVLMALEDGKKSFYECFSVDSPTNISAMLNLYRCSQTGFPSESKIMGEAQEFARSQLLNVLSEGNPTLLQPNNLGIEVNFALELPRRRLMPRLEARSIIKQLWPGNESTRKYLKLAKLDLQKLQKLYQQELEELERWWQRFGFDEVKCARKRLAQTYFVVAPTIYEPQFSSFRLAYAKGGVLTTILDDLFDDKSYDLQELRRFNETFRRWDSSLINDLPQHKLVFEGIDGTYLELAAEANRVQGRDILPIFKHMWAEYAASFLKEAEWMHSEHIPTYEEYMQCATVSVGVKIITWTSAFLLGEKITDEMLSRIGPDSRFTDLAAVVGRLSNDLISFPRELEEGKLATGVGCYMRDHPGCTQEEATVGLTNVIDLACQELEWELYRSRAVAPEFCSRAVLSNARSARLLYRRMDGLTNSDEEFMKLFQDFMFNPLE; encoded by the exons ATGGCTCTTTCATTTGCTCAGCCAGCTGCTCCGTCTCCATCACTTCCGCGCTCCCTCACCCATCGCCCATCTGCCTTGGCATCTCTGCCTGTATCTCCGGGCGGCCACCTCCGTCAGTCACTCTCCCTTTCACCTCAGCTTCTCCGCACGAGAAGAAGCACGCGCCATTCCTCCTTTGCCCTTCTAAAGCCGGag GAGGGCTTCATGCAGGCAGATGAAAAGGAGGAGGATCTGATTGGTGCAATAGAGGTGGAACTTGCATGCATTGAGACTTGTTTAAAGGATACTGCTACTCTTTTTGAGGCTCTAATGTTGGTGGATTTGATGGAACGGCTTGGAATCCAAAGATACTTCGAACACCAAATCCGACGTATTTTACGCACAAGCTACAT GCAATGGGATGATAAGTATGGGTTGAATGATGCAAAAACCACAGTATTAGCCTTTCGCTTGCTAAGGCTTCATGGCTACCCAGTCTCTGCAG GTGTTCTTATGGCTTTAGAGGATGGGAAAAAGAGCTTTTATGAATGTTTCTCCGTCGATTCACCGACCAATATATCAGCTATGTTGAACCTGTATAGATGCTCTCAGACAGGCTTCCCGTCTGAATCAAAAATCATGGGAGAAGCACAGGAATTTGCAAGGTCCCAACTCCTTAACGTCTTGTCAGAGGGGAACCCAACTCTGTTGCAGCCCAACAACCTTGGGATAGAG GTAAATTTTGCATTGGAATTACCTCGTCGACGCCTCATGCCAAGATTAGAGGCAAGAAGCATTATAAAACAATTGTGGCCAGGAAATGAGAGTACAAGAAAATATTTGAAACTTGCAAAATTGGACTTGCAAAAGTTGCAGAAGCTATATCAACAAGAGTTGGAGGAATTGGAGAG ATGGTGGCAACGATTTGGGTTTGATGAAGTGAAATGTGCGCGTAAGAGGCTTGCACAAACTTACTTTGTAGTGGCACCAACTATCTATGAACCTCAATTTTCATCCTTTCGGCTGGCCTATGCCAAGGGTGGAGTCTTGACCACCATTCTTGATGATCTCTTTGATGACAAAAGCTATGACCTTCAAGAACTTCGGCGCTTCAACGAGACTTTCAGGAG GTGGGACTCATCTCTGATCAATGATCTTCCTCAACACAAGCTAGTATTCGAAGGCATAGACGGTACCTATCTAGAGCTGGCAGCAGAAGCCAACCGAGTTCAGGGTCGCGACATCCTTCCCATATTCAAGCATATG TGGGCAGAGTATGCAGCTTCCTTTCTAAAGGAAGCAGAATGGATGCATAGCGAACACATTCCGACCTACGAAGAATACATGCAATGCGCCACGGTCTCCGTTGGAGTGAAAATAATAACATGGACATCTGCATTCTTGCTGGGAGAGAAGATCACAGATGAGATGCTCAGCCGCATTGGTCCTGACTCACGCTTCACGGACCTCGCTGCAGTCGTAGGCCGACTTTCCAATGATCTTATCTCCTTTCCGAGGGAGCTCGAGGAGGGAAAGTTGGCCACGGGGGTTGGCTGCTACATGAGGGACCACCCAGGCTGCACCCAGGAGGAAGCCACGGTAGGTCTCACCAATGTGATTGACTTGGCTTGTCAGGAACTGGAGTGGGAGCTCTATCGATCAAGAGCGGTAGCGCCAGAGTTCTGTAGCCGTGCGGTCCTGAGTAATGCTCGGAGTGCCCGTCTTCTTTACAGAAGGATGGATGGCCTTACCAATTCCGATGAAGAATTCATGAAGCTCTTCCAAGATTTTATGTTTAACCCACTTGAATGA